In Flavobacterium endoglycinae, one DNA window encodes the following:
- a CDS encoding SusC/RagA family TonB-linked outer membrane protein gives MKTIYKKLLFLFLLLPFSVLAQNTLTGTVVDKATGQPIPGVNVNVQGAPNGASTGFDGNYQLSNVKSGSKIVVSFIGYKTQTIDYAGQKTLNVSLEEDTNQLQEVVVQVGYGTVKKKDATGSVSQISSKEFNKGINVTPESLIGGRIAGVNVVGGGAPGAKADIRIRGGSSLSASNDPLIILDGLPLSNAVPSGATSILSTIDPNDIESFTVLKDASAAAIYGSRAANGVIVITTKKGTKGGVKVNFSSQVGVNTIANTVDVLNADQFRAFVNEKGSDAQKALMGTASTNWQKEIFHTALTTNNNISVSGALFNKLPVRLSVGNVDNPGILRNTSFERTTTSISLNPVLFDNHLKIDISGNLSFSKNQFQDEDAVIGSAISFDPTQSPYQAGSRYGGYFEWLESNGNVALLPAKNPLARINQEDKRSKSTRKWGNISIDYKFHFFEDLRVVAEAGIDRFDSSGYNRQSTESVLGYQPNPYSSGNWVNLGNYDTYTDDLQNKNLNTYFVYSKNLGKLKLDATAGYNYQLFQKEKYQSGALTQPAATRNEDVITDPDINLQSFFGRLNLGWDSKYLLTLNYRRDGTSRFSEENRWGNFMGGAFAWNIAQESFLKDNETLSSLKLRVGYGTTGQQDISAQYDYLRRVTLGTVNTQYVFNGVVYRTARPEGYNQNIKWEELAEMNIGLDFGFLKDRITGSINYFDKKSSDLLADVLVPDGANLRNQGFNNIGDLRTKGLEFSLQSDIIKKDNLTWNVAVNATYLDQKIESLGQTVEGFQGYEVGDNIKGGNGNKVLINTVGYAPNSFFVYEQLYDANKKPIAGAYVDRNGDGKIDASDRYRYKKPTADYTFGLFSTLNYKKFDFTMNWRASLGNYIFDNVNSNMGYSDAALRRQTDLSNVSSDYLNTGFTYEDNGTQRYLSNYYVKDASFIKLDNVTVGYTLDKALLKAASLRFSAGVQNVFVLTKYDGLDPEKFNGIDGNVYPRARTFLFGVNASF, from the coding sequence ATGAAAACAATTTACAAAAAGTTGTTATTTTTATTCCTATTGTTGCCTTTTAGTGTGTTAGCTCAAAACACTCTTACAGGGACTGTTGTAGACAAAGCGACAGGTCAGCCAATACCGGGAGTAAATGTAAATGTACAAGGTGCTCCAAATGGTGCATCAACAGGATTTGATGGAAATTACCAGCTGTCAAATGTTAAAAGCGGAAGTAAAATCGTAGTTTCTTTTATTGGTTACAAAACGCAAACGATTGATTACGCTGGTCAAAAAACTCTTAACGTTTCTTTAGAAGAAGATACAAACCAGCTTCAAGAAGTTGTAGTACAGGTAGGTTATGGTACTGTTAAGAAAAAAGATGCAACAGGATCTGTATCTCAAATCTCATCGAAAGAATTTAACAAAGGAATTAACGTAACTCCAGAAAGTTTAATCGGCGGACGTATTGCTGGTGTGAATGTTGTTGGAGGAGGTGCTCCTGGAGCAAAAGCTGATATTAGAATTCGTGGAGGATCTTCTTTAAGTGCTTCAAATGATCCATTGATTATTTTAGACGGACTTCCTTTAAGTAATGCGGTTCCAAGTGGTGCTACAAGTATCTTATCTACAATTGATCCTAATGATATTGAGTCATTTACAGTTCTTAAAGATGCTTCTGCAGCTGCAATCTATGGTTCTCGTGCAGCAAATGGTGTAATCGTAATTACTACTAAAAAAGGAACTAAAGGTGGTGTAAAAGTTAATTTTAGTTCACAAGTTGGTGTAAATACAATAGCTAATACAGTTGATGTATTAAATGCAGATCAGTTCCGTGCTTTTGTAAATGAAAAAGGATCTGATGCTCAAAAAGCATTAATGGGCACAGCAAGTACAAACTGGCAGAAAGAAATTTTCCACACCGCTTTGACAACAAACAATAATATCTCTGTAAGTGGTGCTTTATTTAATAAATTGCCAGTACGTTTATCTGTTGGAAATGTTGATAATCCTGGAATTTTAAGAAATACTTCTTTTGAAAGAACTACGACATCGATATCGTTAAATCCAGTTTTATTTGATAATCACTTAAAAATTGATATTAGCGGAAATTTATCTTTCAGCAAAAATCAATTTCAAGATGAAGACGCAGTTATCGGTTCGGCAATTAGCTTTGATCCTACACAATCTCCTTATCAGGCAGGTTCTCGTTATGGAGGATATTTTGAATGGTTAGAATCAAACGGAAACGTAGCCTTATTACCTGCGAAAAACCCGCTTGCGAGAATAAATCAAGAAGACAAAAGATCTAAATCTACCAGAAAATGGGGTAATATTAGTATTGACTATAAATTCCACTTCTTTGAAGATTTAAGAGTTGTGGCAGAAGCTGGTATTGATAGATTTGACAGCAGCGGTTACAATAGACAAAGTACAGAAAGCGTTTTAGGATACCAACCAAATCCTTACAGCAGTGGGAACTGGGTAAATTTAGGAAACTATGATACTTACACTGACGATCTTCAAAACAAAAATTTAAATACTTATTTTGTTTACAGCAAAAATTTAGGAAAACTTAAATTAGACGCTACAGCTGGTTATAACTATCAGTTGTTTCAAAAAGAAAAATACCAGTCTGGAGCACTTACACAGCCAGCTGCAACTAGAAATGAAGATGTTATAACTGATCCAGACATCAATTTACAATCGTTTTTTGGTCGTTTGAATTTAGGTTGGGATAGCAAATATTTATTGACTTTAAACTACAGAAGAGACGGAACTTCACGTTTTTCTGAAGAAAACAGATGGGGTAATTTTATGGGAGGTGCTTTTGCGTGGAATATCGCTCAAGAGTCATTCCTAAAAGATAACGAAACACTTTCAAGTTTAAAATTGAGAGTAGGTTATGGTACAACGGGTCAGCAGGATATTTCTGCTCAGTACGATTATTTACGAAGAGTAACACTTGGTACAGTTAATACTCAGTATGTATTTAATGGTGTTGTTTATAGAACAGCTAGACCAGAAGGATATAATCAAAATATCAAATGGGAAGAGTTGGCAGAGATGAACATTGGTCTTGATTTTGGATTCTTAAAAGATAGAATCACTGGATCTATTAACTATTTTGATAAAAAGTCATCAGATTTATTAGCTGATGTATTGGTTCCTGACGGAGCTAACTTAAGAAATCAAGGATTTAATAATATTGGTGATTTAAGAACTAAAGGTCTTGAATTCAGTCTTCAATCGGATATTATTAAGAAAGATAACTTAACATGGAATGTTGCAGTTAATGCTACTTATTTAGATCAAAAAATTGAAAGTTTAGGTCAAACAGTTGAAGGTTTCCAAGGTTACGAAGTAGGAGATAATATTAAAGGAGGAAATGGAAATAAAGTGTTGATCAATACTGTTGGTTATGCTCCAAATTCATTTTTTGTTTACGAACAATTATATGATGCAAACAAAAAGCCAATTGCAGGAGCTTATGTAGATAGAAATGGAGATGGTAAGATTGATGCTTCAGATCGTTACAGATACAAGAAACCAACAGCAGATTATACATTTGGTTTGTTCTCTACTTTAAACTACAAAAAGTTTGATTTTACAATGAACTGGAGAGCAAGTTTAGGAAATTACATTTTTGATAACGTAAACTCTAATATGGGGTATTCTGATGCTGCTTTAAGAAGACAAACAGATTTATCAAACGTAAGTTCAGATTACTTGAATACAGGATTTACTTATGAAGATAATGGAACTCAACGTTATTTATCTAATTACTATGTAAAAGATGCTTCTTTCATAAAATTAGACAACGTAACTGTAGGTTATACTTTAGATAAAGCTTTATTAAAAGCGGCATCTTTAAGATTCTCAGCAGGTGTTCAAAACGTTTTTGTACTTACAAAATATGATGGTTTAGATCCGGAGAAATTCAACGGAATTGATGGTAACGTTTATCCAAGAGCTAGAACTTTCTTGTTTGGAGTGAATGCAAGTTTCTAA
- a CDS encoding LacI family DNA-binding transcriptional regulator: MKRKITLKQIAKELDVSISTVSKSLRNSLEIGEETRLKVQAFAKFYNYKPNNIALSLKNRKTKSIGIIIPEIVHYFFSTVINGIEQVANEHGYSVVICVSDDSFDKEVLNMEMLANGSIDGFIMSLSKETQYKGDFHHITEVINQGMPVVMFDRVTNDILCDKVIIDDKAAAYEAVQSLIDSGRKKIALVTTVDYVSVGKLRTDGYEKALLDNGIPFNEELIIKIEDVETCEITISQLLHERAFDAVFAVNELFAVTIIKTANKMGLKVPEDLAVIAFTDGIISKYSTPTITTVSQSGEKMGNKAAKMLIERIEAEEDDDEEHTENYTTEVIETHLIKRESTD; this comes from the coding sequence ATGAAACGCAAAATAACCCTAAAACAGATCGCAAAGGAATTAGACGTATCCATTTCAACTGTCTCTAAATCACTTCGAAACAGTCTTGAAATTGGAGAAGAAACACGTCTAAAAGTTCAGGCTTTTGCGAAGTTTTACAACTACAAACCAAACAACATTGCCCTTAGTTTAAAAAACCGAAAAACAAAAAGTATTGGTATCATTATTCCCGAAATTGTACATTATTTTTTCTCTACTGTAATCAATGGAATCGAACAGGTTGCCAACGAGCACGGATACAGTGTAGTTATTTGTGTATCAGACGATTCTTTCGACAAAGAAGTTCTAAATATGGAGATGCTTGCCAACGGAAGTATCGACGGTTTTATCATGTCTCTTTCTAAAGAAACTCAGTACAAAGGCGACTTTCATCATATCACCGAAGTAATCAATCAAGGAATGCCCGTTGTAATGTTCGATCGTGTTACAAACGACATTTTATGCGATAAAGTTATTATTGATGACAAAGCCGCTGCGTATGAAGCTGTTCAAAGCTTAATTGACAGTGGACGAAAAAAAATTGCCTTAGTGACAACAGTGGATTATGTAAGTGTGGGTAAGCTTAGAACCGACGGTTATGAAAAAGCACTTCTCGACAACGGAATTCCATTCAATGAAGAATTAATTATTAAAATTGAAGATGTAGAAACCTGCGAAATAACCATCAGCCAGCTTTTACATGAAAGAGCTTTTGACGCCGTTTTTGCTGTAAATGAGCTTTTTGCCGTAACTATTATCAAAACAGCTAACAAAATGGGATTAAAAGTTCCTGAAGATTTAGCCGTAATTGCTTTTACTGACGGAATTATTTCAAAATACTCAACACCAACTATTACGACTGTAAGCCAAAGTGGTGAAAAAATGGGCAACAAGGCTGCTAAAATGCTTATTGAGCGCATAGAAGCCGAAGAAGACGATGATGAAGA